From a single Brassica oleracea var. oleracea cultivar TO1000 chromosome C5, BOL, whole genome shotgun sequence genomic region:
- the LOC106295823 gene encoding glutamine--tRNA ligase, cytoplasmic, translating to MALKADESVKLFLSIGLDEKTATTTINNPKVTANLTAVIHEAGVTDGCDRTTGNLLYTVATKHHSNLLLHRPTLFSYIVSSKIKTPAQLDAAVSFFDNHAAEDFKLDEFEEACGVGVEVSVEDIEKAAGEVFEENKKTISEQRYRTNVGQLLGHVRKSLPWADPKIVKDVIDRKMYELLGERTAADNEKPTKKKEKKEKPAAKAEEKKAAVEATPEPSEEELNPYSIFPQPEQNLMVHTEVFYSDGSVLKCNNKKEVLDKHLKVTGGKVYTRFPPEPNGYLHIGHAKAMFVDFGLAKERGGCCYLRYDDTNPEAEKKEYINHIEEIVNWMGWEPFKITYTSDYFQELYDLAVELIRRGHAYVDHQNAEEIKEYREKKMNSPWRDRPIEESLRLFDEMRRGKIEEGKATLRMKQDMQNDNCNMYDLIAYRIKFTPHPHAGDKWCIYPSYDFAHCTVDSLENITHSLCTLEFETRRASYYWLLHSLDLYMPYVWEYSRLNITNTVMSKRKLNYIVTNNHVDGWDDPRLLTLAGLRRRGVTPTAINAFVRGMGITRSDGSMIHVSRLEYHIREELNKTAPRTMVVLNPLKVVITNLESDKVMELDAKRWPDAQNDDPSAFYKVPFSRVVYIDQSDFRMKDSKDYYGLAPGKSVLLRYGFPIKCTNVVFADDNETIREIHAEYDPEKKTKPKGVLHWVAESSPGKEPIKVEVRLFEKLFNSENPAELNDDWLTDINPHSKVVVSDAYAVSILKDTAVGDRFQFERLGYFAVDKDSEPGKLVFNRTVTLRDSYGKGGK from the exons ATGGCTCTCAAGGCCGATGAATCTGTGAAGCTCTTCCTCAGCATCGGTCTGGACGAGAAAACCGCCACCACTACCATCAACAACCCCAAGGTCACCGCTAATCTCACCGCCGTTATCCACGAG GCTGGTGTAACTGACGGATGCGATCGAACTACTGGAAATCTGTTGTACACG GTCGCTACTAAGCACCATTCAAATCTTCTTCTGCATCGTCCTACATTGTTCAGTTACATTGTTTCCTCCAAG ATTAAAACTCCAGCACAATTGGATGCTGCAGTTTCGTTTTTTGACAATCACGCTGCTGAGGACTTCAAGCTAGATGAATTTGAGGAGGCATGTGGTGTTG GGGTTGAAGTTTCTGTAGAAGACATTGAGAAAGCAGCTGGAGAAGTTTTTGAAGAGAATAAGAAAACAATATCGGAGCAGCGCTACCGAACTAATG TGGGTCAATTGCTTGGACATGTCCGGAAAAGTTTGCCCTGGGCAGATCCTAAGATTGTAAAG GACGTCATAGACAGAAAAATGTATGAACTGCTTGGTGAGAGAACTGCTGCGGATAATGAAAAACCTACAAAAAAGAAGGAAAAGAAGGAGAAACCTGCTGCCAAAGCTGAG GAAAAGAAAGCTGCTGTGGAAGCTACCCCAGAGCCATCAGAAGAGGAGCTTAATCCATATTCCATATTCCCTCAGCCAGAGCAAAATTTGATG GTTCACACAGAAGTCTTTTATAGCGATGGCTCTGTGCTCAAATGTAACAATAAGAAGGAAGTGCTTGATAAACATCTCAAGGTGACTGGAGGGAAAGTCTATACCCGGTTTCCACCTGAACCAAATGGTTATCTACATATTGGACATGCAAAG GCTATGTTTGTCGATTTTGGTCTTGCAAAGGAGCGCGGAGGCTGCTGTTATCTAAG GTATGATGATACAAATCCCGAAGCAGAAAAGAAAGAGTACATTAATCATATCGAAGAAATTGTTAACTGGATGGGCTGGGAACCCTTCAAG ATTACGTACACCAGTGATTATTTCCAAGAATTGTATGATTTGGCAGTCGAATTGATTCGGAGAGGTCACGCTTATGTTGATCATCAG AATGCTGAAGAGATAAAAGAGTACAGAGAGAAGAAAATGAATAGTCCCTGGAGGGACAGGCCGATTGAAGAGTCTCTTCGACTTTTTGACGAAATGAGACGAGGAAAGATTGAGGAAGGGAAAGCAACACTGCGAATGAAGCAGGATATGCAGAATGATAATTGCAATATGTATGACCTTATTGCCTATCGTATAAAG TTCACACCTCACCCTCATGCTGGTGACAAATGGTGCATCTATCCGAGCTACGATTTTGCGCACTGCACTGTTGACTCTCTCGAGAATATAACACATTCG CTCTGTACTCTTGAATTCGAAACTCGACGGGCTTCATATTACTGGTTATTACATTCCCTGGATCTCTACATGCCGTATGTGTGGGAATATTCGCGATTGAATATCACAAACACTGTGATGTCCAAGCGTAAG TTGAATTACATTGTGACAAACAATCATGTTGATGGTTGGGATGATCCACGTCTTTTGACACTTGCTGGTCTGAGACGAAGGGGTGTGACTCCTACTGCGATCAATGCTTTTGTACGAGGAATGGGAATTACCAGAAG TGATGGTAGCATGATACATGTGAGTCGTCTTGAGTATCATATCAGAGAAGAGCTGAATAAAACGGCTCCCCGCACTATGGTGGTGCTTAATCCTCTGAAGGTGGTCATCACCAATTTGGAATCAGACAAGGTTATGGAGCTTGATGCCAAAAGGTGGCCTGATGCTCAGAACGATGACCCCTCTGCATTCTACAAG GTTCCCTTCTCTAGAGTTGTATACATTGACCAATCTGACTTCCGAATGAAGGATTCAAAAGATTACTATGGGCTCGCCCCTGGTAAATCAGTCTTGCTAAG ATATGGTTTCCCAATCAAGTGTACCAATGTTGTCTTTGCTGATGACAATGAAACCATTCGTGAGATTCATGCAGAGTATGACCCTGAGAAAAAGACCAAGCCAAAG GGTGTTCTACACTGGGTTGCTGAATCTTCTCCAGGAAAGGAGCCTATAAAGGTTGAAGTCCGGTTATTTGAGAAACTCTTTAACTCCGAG AACCCGGCTGAACTCAACGATGACTGGCTCACTGACATTAACCCCCACTCCAAAGTTGTGGTTTCTGATGCATATGCTGTATCAATCCTTAAAGATACTGCCGTCGGGGACAGGTTCCAGTTCGAGAGGCTAG GTTATTTTGCGGTGGACAAAGACTCTGAGCCTGGAAAACTTGTGTTCAACAGGACGGTCACACTCAGAGACAGTTATGGGAAAGGTGGGAAGTAA
- the LOC106293159 gene encoding transcription factor MYB24 — protein sequence MTSRMKKRCNENEEGVEQRKGPWTLEEDTILTNYIAHNGEGRWNVLAKSSGLKRKGKSCRLRWLNYLKPDIKRGNLTPQEQLLILELHCQWGNRWSKIAQYLPGRTDNEIKNYWRTRVQKQARQLNIDSSSHQFLEAVRSFWVPRLIHKMKDNSNTNTKTPHPDSLGPVDSLGPVSHDSGFNNMGCSTSMSKELTTKMSQFMDLSDLETTNSMSLKGSRGSSNQCVSEDYCSLPCLEEEYMVPTMGNSDILPFKDCHVADSSYEEDVTQDSMWNMDDIWQFEEYAHFN from the exons ATGACAAGTAGAATGAAGAAGAGGTGTAATGAAAATGAAGAGGGTGTAGAGCAGAGAAAAGGGCCTTGGACGCTTGAGGAAGACACTATTCTCACCAATTACATTGCCCATAACGGTGAAGGCCGATGGAATGTACTCGCTAAATCTTCTG GGCTAAAGAGAAAAGGAAAAAGTTGCAGATTACGATGGTTAAATTACCTCAAACCCGACATAAAGCGAGGGAATCTCACTCCTCAAGAACAACTCTTAATCCTTGAACTCCATTGTCAATGGGGTAATAG GTGGTCCAAAATTGCGCAGTATTTACCGGGAAGAACGGACAACGAGATCAAAAACTATTGGAGAACTAGAGTTCAGAAACAAGCACGCCAGCTCAACATCGATTCCAGCAGCCACCAGTTCTTGGAAGCTGTACGTAGCTTCTGGGTTCCAAGATTAATACACAAGATGAAAGATAACTCAAACACCAACACCAAAACTCCTCATCCGGATTCACTTGGACCCGTCGATTCACTTGGACCCGTCTCTCACGATTCAGGTTTCAACAACATGGGTTGTTCCACTTCCATGTCTAAAGAACTCACGACGAAAATGTCACAATTCATGGATTTGTCTGATCTTGAAACCACCAACTCAATGTCCTTGAAAGGATCACGAGGGAGTAGTAATCAATGTGTGAGTGAAGATTATTGTTCCCTCCCTTGCCTGGAGGAAGAGTACATGGTGCCCACCATGGGCAACTCGGACATTTTACCATTTAAGGATTGTCACGTAGCCGATTCGAGTTACGAGGAGGATGTGACACAAGATTCAATGTGGAACATGGATGATATTTGGCAGTTTGAGGAGTACGCACACTTTAACTAG
- the LOC106296032 gene encoding probable inactive leucine-rich repeat receptor-like protein kinase At1g66830 — MSVGSLLLLLLLILNFNGELNALNDEGYALLALKQSISRDPDGSLTNWDSENQTPCSWNGVTCDDHSLVVSLSIPKKKLSGHLPSSLGSLSNLRHLNLRSNELTGTLPLELFRAQRLQSLVLYGNSLSGSIPKEVGDLKLLQSLDLSRNGLDGTIPDSILECKRLRSLGLSQNNLTGSVPSGFGRALGLLQKLDLSYNNLNGLIPDDLGNLSRLQGTLDLSHNSFSGSIPASLGSLPEKVYVDLAHNNLSGPIPQTGALVNRGPTAFLGNPRLCGPPLKDPCLPEDSPTSHPFVPEGESKKGGRGGGLSKSAVIAIVVCDVIGICIVGFLFSCCYLKLCSRRNTVDEEGHVLEKECKEKKGSSFCFRRDGSESPSSENLETQHDLVLLDKHMVLDLDELLKASAFVLGKGGNGIVYKVVLEDGVTVAVRRLGEGGSQRCKEFQTEVEAIGKLRHPNIVSLKAYYWSVEEKLLIYDYIPNGSLANALHGNPSMVSFKPLAWDVRLKIMRGIARGLLYLHEFSPKKYVHGSLKLSNILLGQDMEPRISDFGLMHLSSIAGTLETTTVDHPSSNKSASSIGPLANLSSFYQAPEAMKATVKPSQKWDVYSFGVILLEMITGRLPIVFVGKTEMEIVKWIQMCIDEKKEMSDILDPYLVPEDTEIEEEVIAVLKVAMACVSISPEKRPAMKHVADALNQIFLQ, encoded by the exons ATGTCGGTGGGATCGCTGCTACTCTTGCTTCTCCTAATCTTGAACTTCAACGGCGAATTGAACGCTTTAAACGACGAAGGGTACGCTCTTTTAGCTCTCAAGCAATCAATCTCGAGAGATCCAGACGGGTCTTTAACCAACTGGGACTCAGAGAATCAAACCCCCTGTTCTTGGAACGGAGTCACGTGCGACGATCACAGCCTCGTCGTCTCTCTCAGCATCCCAAAGAAGAAACTTTCAGGTCACCTTCCTTCCTCTCTGGGCTCGCTCTCTAACCTCCGCCATCTAAACCTCAGAAGCAACGAGCTTACTGGGACCTTACCTCTCGAGCTCTTCCGCGCTCAGCGCCTCCAAAGTTTGGTCCTTTACGGAAACTCCTTATCCGGGTCGATCCCAAAAGAGGTCGGCGACCTCAAGCTCCTCCAAAGTTTGGATCTTTCGCGTAATGGGCTTGATGGGACGATCCCGGATTCGATTTTGGAGTGTAAGAGGCTTAGAAGCTTGGGTTTGAGCCAGAACAACCTCACCGGTTCTGTCCCTAGTGGGTTTGGTCGTGCTTTGGGTTTGTTGCAGAAGCTTGACCTTTCTTACAACAACCTCAACGGTCTCATTCCTGATGATCTTGGTAACTTGAGTAGACTGCAAGGAACTCTTGATTTGTCTCATAACTCGTTTAGCGGCTCGATTCCAGCGAGCTTGGGGAGCTTGCCTGAGAAAGTTTATGTTGATCTAGCTCATAACAATTTGAGTGGACCGATCCCGCAAACTGGAGCTCTGGTTAACAGAGGACCAACAGCTTTCTTGGGGAACCCGAGGCTGTGTGGTCCTCCTTTGAAGGATCCTTGCTTGCCAGAAGACTCTCCAACATCTCATCCTTTTGTACCAGAAGGAGAGTCCAAGAAAGGAGGAAGAGGAGGAGGTTTAAGCAAATCTGCTGTTATTGCAATTGTGGTGTGTGACGTCATTGGTATCTGCATCGTTGGGTTTCTCTTCTCCTGCTGCTACTTAAAGCTCTGCTCGCGCCGCAACACCGTGGACGAGGAAGGCCACGTGTTGGAGAAAGAATGTAAAGAAAAGAAAGGCTCCTCCTTTTGTTTCAGGAGAGATGGTTCAGAGTCGCCTTCTTCTGAGAATCTCGAGACGCAGCATGATCTTGTTCTGCTGGATAAACACATGGTGTTGGATTTGGATGAGCTGCTTAAGGCTTCGGCTTTCGTGCTTGGGAAAGGCGGGAACGGGATTGTGTATAAAGTTGTGCTGGAAGATGGAGTTACCGTTGCTGTTAGGAGATTGGGAGAAGGAGGATCGCAGAGATGTAAGGAGTTTCAGACGGAAGTGGAAGCTATTGGGAAGCTGAGGCATCCGAATATAGTTAGCCTTAAAGCTTATTATTGGTCTGTGGAGGAGAAGCTTCTCATCTATGACTACATTCCTAACGGAAGTCTTGCCAATGCACTCCACG GCAATCCAAGTATGGTGTCATTCAAGCCTCTGGCTTGGGATGTTCGGTTAAAGATAATGAGAGGAATCGCGAGAGGGTTGTTGTATCTTCACGAGTTTAGCCCCAAGAAGTACGTTCATGGATCTCTAAAACTCAGCAACATACTGCTTGGACAAGACATGGAGCCTCGCATCTCGGATTTTGGACTCATGCACCTCTCTAGCATCGCAGGAACATTGGAAACAACAACAGTTGACCATCCATCATCAAACAAGAGCGCCTCATCGATTGGTCCACTTGCAAACTTGAGCTCGTTCTACCAGGCTCCTGAAGCCATGAAGGCAACGGTGAAGCCGTCTCAGAAATGGGATGTGTACTCATTCGGAGTCATCTTGCTGGAGATGATAACCGGAAGGTTACCGATTGTTTTTGTTGGTAAAACAGAGATGGAGATAGTGAAGTGGATACAGATGTGTATCGATGAGAAGAAAGAGATGTCAGACATTTTGGATCCATATTTGGTGCCTGAAGACACAGAGATTGAAGAAGAGGTCATAGCTGTGCTAAAGGTTGCAATGGCTTGTGTTAGTATTAGTCCCGAGAAACGACCAGCGATGAAGCATGTCGCTGATGCTTTGAACCAGATTTTCCTTCAGTGA